Proteins from a single region of Siphonobacter curvatus:
- a CDS encoding DoxX family protein, with protein sequence MKPKTINLWYWTLTVPFALLMFMDGIGGLMRAEAGQEVMRHLGYPLYVLSIFGMAKVLGAIGLIQPWYPTLKEWAFAGFTINFIGAAASRAYVGDAMSLILMPLVMLALLLGLYVLGKKRDRMRGKSLELRYSTDMRKLA encoded by the coding sequence ATGAAACCGAAAACGATCAATCTATGGTACTGGACTCTGACCGTTCCCTTTGCCCTTCTGATGTTCATGGATGGCATAGGCGGCCTGATGCGAGCCGAAGCCGGTCAGGAAGTCATGCGGCATCTGGGCTACCCCTTGTACGTGCTCAGTATTTTTGGAATGGCCAAAGTACTCGGAGCGATTGGCCTCATCCAGCCCTGGTATCCCACGCTGAAGGAATGGGCCTTTGCGGGCTTCACCATCAATTTTATCGGAGCAGCAGCTTCCCGGGCGTATGTAGGTGATGCTATGTCGCTTATACTGATGCCCCTGGTGATGCTTGCTTTGCTGTTGGGTTTGTATGTTCTGGGAAAAAAGCGGGACCGTATGCGGGGAAAGTCGCTTGAACTAAGGTATTCGACTGACATGCGTAAACTCGCTTAA
- a CDS encoding SMP-30/gluconolactonase/LRE family protein, whose protein sequence is MLAGIPGFSQISPRADSVTSPGAALKLVAKQFSFTEGPAADKKGNVYFTDQPNDKIWKVDTEGKLSLFMDKTGRSNGLYFDAKGNLISCADENNEIWSISPDKKVTVLLTREPGKRLNGPNDLWITPKGDLYFTDPYYQRDYWERKKPELPGQYVYFLPKGKKEAQLVDSTVVKPNGIIGTPDGKHLYVADIQANKTYQYDIAADGRLNNRRLFTAQGSDGMTIDERGNIYLTGKGVRVYNPQGTLIQTIPVPAGWVGNVCFGGKDRRTLFITASEAVYTMDMQVKGAK, encoded by the coding sequence ATGCTGGCCGGAATTCCGGGGTTTAGTCAAATCAGCCCGCGGGCTGATTCCGTAACGAGTCCGGGTGCCGCCTTGAAACTGGTTGCTAAACAGTTCAGCTTTACGGAAGGCCCCGCCGCCGATAAAAAAGGGAATGTGTATTTCACGGATCAACCCAACGATAAGATATGGAAGGTGGATACGGAAGGTAAACTTTCCTTGTTCATGGATAAAACGGGTCGCTCGAATGGACTGTATTTCGATGCTAAGGGGAATCTGATTTCCTGTGCGGATGAAAATAATGAGATCTGGTCCATTAGTCCGGACAAAAAAGTGACGGTACTACTGACCCGTGAACCCGGAAAACGATTGAATGGTCCTAACGATTTGTGGATTACGCCCAAAGGGGATCTTTACTTCACCGATCCTTATTACCAGCGGGATTACTGGGAGCGAAAAAAGCCTGAACTGCCGGGACAGTACGTCTACTTCCTGCCCAAGGGAAAAAAAGAAGCTCAATTAGTGGATAGTACGGTAGTAAAACCCAACGGAATCATTGGAACACCCGATGGAAAACATCTATACGTGGCGGACATTCAGGCGAATAAAACGTACCAGTACGATATTGCTGCCGATGGACGATTGAACAATCGACGGCTGTTTACGGCTCAGGGGTCCGATGGCATGACTATCGATGAACGGGGAAACATCTATCTGACGGGTAAGGGTGTCAGGGTGTATAATCCGCAGGGAACGCTGATCCAGACTATTCCGGTACCGGCGGGTTGGGTAGGAAATGTGTGTTTCGGTGGAAAAGATCGCCGTACCCTGTTCATCACGGCTTCCGAAGCGGTATATACGATGGACATGCAAGTGAAAGGGGCGAAATAA